The following coding sequences are from one Pelecanus crispus isolate bPelCri1 chromosome 15, bPelCri1.pri, whole genome shotgun sequence window:
- the TMEM52 gene encoding transmembrane protein 52 has protein sequence MSDWTSLWYVWLILLTVFLLLLCGITASCIKFCCRKKRPPVETFSRHPCDVTVTAVDSDSTAHSTVTSYSSLQYPLSVPIHLIFVDMDKNIISPPAYSQCAMDLPPSYDEAVQMGKQYIEVAQISQKLNDIPGQMTPGGLSPTQYSPDTTNRDPATQANSENSEDATQERPQL, from the exons ATGTCTGATTGGACAAGCCTGTGGTATGTCTG GTTAATCTTGCTGACTgtgttcctgctcctgctctgtggGATCACAGCAAGCTGCATCAAATTCTGCTGCCGGAAGAAGAGGCCTCCAGTTGAGACCTTCTCTAGGCACCCTTGTGATGTGACAGTTACTGCTGTTGACAGTGACAGCACTGCCCATAGCACAGTGACCT CATATAGCTCATTGCAGTACCCTCTAAGTGTCCCTATTCATTTGATATTTGTGGATATGGATAAGAACATTATTTCCCCTCCAGCCTACAGTCAGTGTGCAATGGATTTGCCACCTTCGTATGATGAAGCTGTCCAAATGGGTAAACAATACATTGAAGTAGCACAGATAAGCCAGAAACTCAATGACATCCCTGGACAGATGACACCAGGTGGGCTGAGTCCCACCCAGTATTCACCTGATACAACCAACAGAGATCCAGCAACACAGGCaaattcagaaaattcagaagaTGCAACACAAGAACGGCCACAGCTCTGA